A genomic window from Thunnus maccoyii chromosome 2, fThuMac1.1, whole genome shotgun sequence includes:
- the si:ch211-286b5.5 gene encoding guanine nucleotide-binding protein G(I)/G(S)/G(O) subunit gamma-10, which produces MSNNNASNNLIIAQRAVKQLRLEASIRRIKVSQAAAELRNFCLQNASKDPLLVGVPSSDNPFRPPKSCSLF; this is translated from the exons ATGTCCAACAACAACGCCAGCAACAACTTAATCATCGCTCAGAGGGCCGTGAAGCAGCTCCGGTTAGAGGCCAGTATCCGGAGGATCAAG GTGTCccaggctgctgctgagctCAGAAACTTCTGTCTGCAAAATGCCTCCAAGGACCCTCTCCTGGTCGGGGTCCCCTCCAGTGATAATCCCTTCCGACCCCCCAAGTCCTGCTCCCTGTTCTGA